The Camelus bactrianus isolate YW-2024 breed Bactrian camel chromosome 13, ASM4877302v1, whole genome shotgun sequence nucleotide sequence TCAGGTGGATGATtaatccagagagagagagacagggaagaacCCTGGGGTTACTTGGTACTTTTCAGGTGCTACAGCAAACCTAGCCAGTGACCAGGCCCTTcatctccagcccctcctcctgcgGGGTTTAGCTGGGTCAGGGTGGAGCTACTAGCCCCTGCAGGAGGCCCTCCCCAGTCTGGTCTGGCCTCCTTTCCAGCAGTCACTACACCCCTTACAGTGCAATCCACTCAGACCTCTCGGTGATGGTCCTCacagggtggggggcagggagtggggcccCAGCTCTTGGCCCTTCCTGAGCTGGCTCTCCTTCTCCAGCACACATACAGGAGTGAAAGCTCCATCTACAGATTCCTCAGGCTTGgaacctccttcctcttcctctcctcttagGCACATCCCACCAGATGCAGCCCCTCAGCCCTTGGGCTCACACCAAGTCCCTCACTCATAGGGCCTCCAGCAGACAGCCCCACCTGGAGGTGTATACTCAGACAAACCTGCCCCTCTGTCCCACCACAACCGAGGTAGGGGGCAACTGGGGTGAACAGTTGAGCATGTCCCTGGAGAAGCCATGTGTGTCACCTGGTCCCTGAACCTCCAGGGAGCACACTGCCCCTGCAGCCCTGGCCTCTGCTCCAGACATGCACATTCCTCCTGAAGTCTGACTCAGCTCTCTTCCCAAGCTCCCAACTAGGGttcccccaggccctgcctcctcccacctacCAAGAACGGAGCCCCTCAGCTCCTGGGTGATCATGTGCAGGTCGTCCACATCCACAAAGTGCAGGTGCTTCTCCGCGGGGGGTGAGGCTGCGGCCGACAACTCCAGGAGGTTGCCGCGGCCAGTGCTGACAATGAAGACAGTGACGCCCAGGTCCTTCAGCTCCTGCATAGGGGGCCCCACGGGGTCGCTGGAGCCGCCGTCTGTCACCCACACCAGCACCTTGGGCACTCCGGGCCGGGCCCCCGCCTCCTCGGCAAACAGCTGCTCCTTGGCGTATGCCAGCGCCAGGCCAGTGTTGGTGTCACCCATGCGTTGGGCTGCAGCACGAATGGCATCCTGGACAGTCGAGCCTGAGCTGTGCTGGCCGAAGGGGAACTCGGTGTGTGGCTGGCTGCCCACGTGCACCAGGCTGGCATGCAgggccccagggcccaggggcAACAGGGCCGCCAGCTGCCCCAAAAACTCCCGAACTCGGGAAAACTCATAATGAGACACGCTGGCCGAGCTGTCCAACAGAAACAGCAGGTCCCCCTGGGGGACAGATGCCGGGaggcctgggggagaggggagggttcAGCCCCAGGTGGTGGCCCCCTAACAGCCCCACACCCAGGGCAGAACCCCCAGCACCTGAGATTTCCCTAAGCCAGCACTTGCCCTTACACAAGGAATCCCTGAGCGCCTTCTCAGTCACACACCCAAAGGTCCTGGGGTAGCACCCCAGCGGGGAGAGGGGTTCTAAGCCAGCAGGAGGTCCACAGTTTCAGCGGTTCCAGCTCTGTACCCTGGCCACAGACCTGGGCACTTCCGGGCTCATGTCACTTCTCCTGCAAAGGAGAGCTGACCCCTCCAAGCCCCCACACTTCAGCAGACTCTGAGTGCAGGCTGGAGCCCAGGGTCCTGGCCCAGCCCTCAGGAGTGGTGGGTGGATGGGTCTGGGCCACCAGGGCTGCTCCCTCAGGCTTGGCTTCCAGAGAAGCAGCCTCCAGGCTGGAGTGCAGCCTCCAGGTAAGGCCACCCATGAGGAGTCAGGCTGGAGGGGCACAAAGCAGCTGAGGAGACTGGGTACAGAGCTGGAGGGATTGGGAAGACACAGCATTGATTGCAACCCCTCCCACAGACCAGATGGCCGGGTTGGAGTCGTGACCCCACTCACAGATGATGTCACCCCTCCCTTGGCCCCCATCCTTTGCTCTATCTGGACCCAGAAAGCAGGTTACCTGCTGCAGCAGCCTCAGGGCCTGATcggcccctcccaggcctctctctcccttcctgtcgGCATcttgggggcggggcggggcagatGGGTCCCTCCACCAACGTGCCTCGAACAGACAGTGGTCTGGGCTTTGGAGCttcggggcctcagtttcccccaacCCAATAGGCCGCCGCCAATCTTCTTACCATCCCTCTACCATTCCatgcagagggaaactgaggtAGGGACAGCCTCCCCGGCACACACCTCCCCCTCCCGGTCCAAGCCCCCAAATCCCGCGGAGATGCCGGCGGGGTCCGCGCGCCGCAAGTGGGTGGGGTGCCCTGACAGCCACCCCGGCCCCGGAGCTGCGACAGGAGAGCGTGGCTCCGTGTGGAGGGTGGTGGGGCGCAAGAGCCGAGCCCGACCGGGCCCCCGCCGCACTCACCACGCTCCGCGCCGCTCCGCGGCAGCCGCAGGCTCAGGGCCAGGCCGAGAACCGTCCAGGGCAGCATCGTGCGCGACGGGACGGGCGCGCTCTGCCTCGGCTCGCCGCTGGCTCGCTCCTGGGCGGCGGGGCGCGCGGCCGCGCGGGCGGGCCCTGGGCCCCGCCCCCGGGAGGCCCCGCCCACCGAGGCCCCGCCCCGGCGCGCGCGCTGCCCCGCGGGCCGAGGAGCCCAGGCTCCGGGGAGGCGCGCGCACGCAGGGCCCAGATGCGCAGCGACGTGCAGAGCTCCCTGGGCTGCCGCCGAGGCACACACTCGTGACATGCACGCCCGCAGATACACAGTCTCCCCTTCTGGCTGTAAGGTCATGGGTCCTCCCTCCCCGCTGCCCACAGCGAGGAGCCGATCAGGGAGCCGCCTGAGCTGCGTCTTCCCCAGACACACTGCCCTCACCTCCGCGGTGCTGGAAGTGCCTGAAGCCAGGCCCAAAAGAGCCCCATAGGGGTATGAGAGTTTGTGGGTGACACCAAAAACAGCGTACCCCCAGCACGGCCCAGGCCTTGGCcacggggctgggggaggagcaggtgtCTGGGGCTGGGACATGTGTCTCCAAGGAATGGTCTACAGAGATCAGAAGGGCTGAACTTAGAAGGGATGCAGCGCGTTGGGAGGGGAAAGAAGCCTGCGACATTCGAGGGGAATCTCCTTGCGGGACACAAAGCCTCCACCCACCTGGCTTCTCAGAGGAAGGGGAATAAGGGCTGAGGATGGTTGGTTCAGGCCCTGTCCAGTGTGACCATGCTGGGCCTGTAGCTGTCCCCACATCCTGCCCAATGAGGGGCCCAGACTCCAAGACTGAGGACAGACCCCCAGCAGCCCACTGGAGCAGCCCTCTGGAGGGACTGCCTGGTGGGCCAGGTGGCTTGCATCCTGGGATCTTTGCTAGACCAGACCAGAGGTGGCTGGCTGCCAGGGACACCCTGAGGGACACTCAGCCCCCAGGGCAGATTCTTTGCTCTTAGGTGAGGCAGTTCAGCATCCCTGGGCAGGAATTGAGGTCCAGGAGAGCCTCACCCCCCTCACTCCTAAGATTCCTTGTGGTGGGGTAACCACTGCCCTCTCCCAACCACTCCTTTCTGCTTagctggggaggggcacaggTCCCGCAGGGCGAGGCAGCAGGGCCATCTCTGCCAGGAtgtcccctccctttccccctccccaggAGGACGGATGGGACTCAAtggttttccttcctccctttctggcAGGTGAGACGCCGGGCTTTGAGACAGGCTGACTTTGCCTAAAAAAGGAAGCGGCTCAGCTGAGCCTGAGGAGCTGGGGCAGGAACAAGCGAGAACTGTGTccccgccgcccccacccccttGCCGGGAATCTTGGCAGTGGCAGTGCTGGCTCAGCTCCACAGACCTCAGGCCTTGGCTGGGACCAGAAGCTGCCTGGTGCTTCCGCCTGGTCGCTGAGGGGGCAGCAATGGGCTTGAACCCCCAAAGTTCAGGGTTTACTTCCCTAGGGACCTTGCTCGCCTGGCCCTCAGCCCTCCAGCACACACGGCTGACCAGGGCTGCTGCAGGGAGGGACTATGAGCTGAGCAGAGGCCATGATGCTGCAGCACCAGCAGCAGCTAGAGACCTGGGGGCCCGGCGGGGAGACCACCCAGGTAGATACGTGCCAGCACGTCTTGGCTCATCCTCCATCTCGCTGGGCACCCACCTGCCCCAGGCAGGGAGCCAGGCCATGCTGAGTCTGCCCTGTGGCATCCCCAGTCCTGCCCAGAGGGTGAGCCCACAGTCACACCTCAGCTTTGCTGCGGGGTTGACGGGGACGTTTCCGTCCCTTCTGGAAAAATTGAGCTGCTCTTCTTGGCCATGACGCAAGCCCTCGAGGAAGCAGccatcctcctccctccagcctctccaTCTGAGGGAGAAAGGATGGGAGGCCCAGCCTTGGCTGACAGTTCCTCCTCACCTCTGCCCAGGGTCACCCCCAGCACTCACACTGAACTCTGGCCTGACCCCTGGGAGACCACCCCAGCCCCATCCACTCAGCACTGCTCTCCCAGTCCCCCACACTACTCCTGCCTCCAGGATCAGCCCGAGGGAGACATGGGCCGATGGAGTGTCCCCAGGGAAGATGGGGGTCAGCGAGGGATGGAGTGGTCAGGGCTAGGGCTGGGCTTGAGGCAGACGCCAGAGGAAGTACAAATATAATGGCCCGGAATCCTCCTCTCTGAAGGAAGACAGGCCTGGGGGcggcagggagcagagaaggaCTGGGCAGCCAGGGCACAGCGTGCTCTGGCCCCAGCCCTCCACCTCCCCTGGGCCCAGAGTCTGCCTGGGCCTGGTGTCTGTGGGACCAGAAGGAAGGAGCAGCCTGTGTGCCAGAGGGAGTCCCTAAGCATCACTTCCTGGAGCTGGCCCACGCTGTCTGTTGGTCTGCAGGCAGGTGGACAGGGTTCCATGAAACCCAGGGAGATGGCTCTCCAAGGCACTGCCCCTGACCACCGCTGGTCTGCGGGAACGCGCCCTCCTCCGCTCCACCCAGGCCTCTGCAGAGAAGAAGGGCCTTTTGTCCCCAGCTTGCTGTGGCCATGTTGACCCCAGGGAAAAGGCCAGCTCCCCAGGCCTCCGACCCCACCCGCGACCCCGGCTGAGGTCACTCTGCTAGGCCTGAGGGGGCAGAGCAGCCTGGCCCCTCCCTACCCCCTGGGGGTGCCTGTACTGTGGTTCTTGTCAATTGTATCTCCCCCACCACCCATATACATGCCAGGGGACACAGAGGCTGGAAGTCGGAGGTGTGGGCGAGCCCAAGGACCCTGACCCCACCCCACAACAGTAAGTGGGGCAGAAGGAAGGGGTGGCCAAGAGCAGCAGGGCCCAGAGgcccctgccaccacccaccCAGCTGCCCTACCCACGCATTCTTCTAGACTCGACCTGCCCGTTTGTGGTCAGGGACATGCCAGGGCCAGAGGGCCAGTCCTAGGAGTCTGGAGGGCCCATTGTCCCATCCTCTTTGGCCCCAGAGCTGATCCCCACCCAGTCCTTCTGCTGGCAACAGCCAGGGTGGCAGGAAAGATGGCCGATGGGGTGGGTGGCCTGGGCACGGTGGGGGAGGGTGCCACCCCGTCTGCATTCAGCCGTCATCTCCATGCTGGTCCAGCCACATGACAGATTCTGCACTGGGGACATGCGGAGCTGGAAGGGGGAAGGGCAGTGGTGAGTTTGCAGAGAGGACTGGCTATTTATTTTCCCCCAGGGGGGTGGGGCATGCCAGACCAGGTGGGCAGAAGCTACAGGAAGTCCCAGGGTCCTTGGGTGGGGGCCTGCCAGTGTGTGAGGGCTGTAAAGAAGCCTGGGAGGCAGAAAGGGCAGGGgcaggcttcacagaggaggcaaGGGCTCCTGGCCTGcgcaggggcagggtggggcaggagcCAGGCCTTGAAGAAGATATGGGGCCATCCGCATCAGAGGCAGAGCCCaatgggcagggctgggaggcagaaaggaaggcAGAAGTTCAGATGCTCCTGGGTTTTCAACCCATGCAGGGAACTGAACGGTGATGCCCTTCCTGAGGTAAAACCCCTCCCTAGTCTTGGCTCCCTGTGCTGGAACCTTCTGTAACAGGGAGATGACCACCacgccctgccccagccccaggcagggtcCAGGCAGGCTTgcacaggaaagagaaagaagggagcgACAGTCCGTGTCAGCATCTTGTAGGGGGCTCCCCGGAGGTAGGGGGCAGGCCAAGGAGCAGGGCGAGGGGCCTCAGCTCTCAGGGCCAGCACCAGGCTCTGCCTGTTCCTCCCCAGTGCACCCACCACAGCTGTTTCTGCCCAGCACCCCTGGCCTGGCTCCCAtgcctgggtgggggcagggctcacACCTGGGACACCGGATGTGGGGACAGAACTCTCTGGGCCCCTCCTAGCTGTGCAACACTGAAGGTGTGTCTGCAGACACCTGAGCTGCCAGGAAATAttttgtgaatgaataaatggcctTGGGCAGATCCAGGAACCTGGCAGAGCCCGGACTCCACACCTGTGGGGTCTGGACAGCGCCCCACCAGGGGTGTGAGGACCAGTGACAGAGGGGATGCACGCGCTCACACATAGGAGCATGTAACTCCCTgccacatgcatgtgcacacatgtgcaccgcAGAGGCCCCCCCACAGCCAGGAACTCTTTACAGGGCCAGGGCCTGGGCACCTGGGGGAAGAGACTTTGTTGCCCAAAGTGGAGGTTTCCGCCACCCAGTTGCTTGGGGCCTCCGCCCTCGACTTTCCCAACTTCCCTGACAGCTGGTCTCCTAAAAGCAGACCCTGAGGCTCTTCTGTAAACTTTCCACAGCCCCCATGGGTGTTCGTTTTGTGAGTGGGTGGGTCAGAGCTGGGGGTGAGGCAGGTTGTCCTGGGGGCCAGCTGGAGGCCATGTAGGGCTTGGCAGGCCTGAGAAGCTGGGACACACGgtggcctccccaccccccacccccagcccagctgtTGTTTTGATGACTCCGGGGCCAGGCAGATCCTCAGGAGAGTCCTCGTCCTCAATGCCTGGCCAGAGCCCGTCCAACCCTaggcaggaggggaaggaaggcgGCCTCGGACTAGGGGAAGCTCTCCCTGGGCGCCAGGCAGCCAGCCAGGCTCCTGACCGACTGGGCACAGACAACTGGAAAGCCCCGAGGACTCTTGCTGGACCTGAGCCAGCCCCGAGCTAGGCGCTGCCCAAGCCACGAGGGAGCCCTGAGCCCTGACCTTTGGGCGTGTCTGGGCCCTGACCTATGGCTCATAGGTGGAACCTGGCTGGCAGTGCGGTGTACTAGGTCCTTTACAAGGCCTTTCAGCTGTTCCTAGATTTGGGACAAATTACAACAAACACATGTTTGATGCACTGTTGGGCTTAAAAGGAAGTAAATATCTCCAAGGCTCCCCAAAATGAAACACCAAAAATAAGtgcataaataaacaaatggaatagTGAACAGAAACCCGGGATGATGAAGGAAAACAAGTGGGAAAGCAGAGACTTCCCTGAACACAGCACGGAGAGCCACACTGCATCGGGACAAGTGTGGACCTCCTGCCCTGCGGGCTACAGACCAGGACCCGAACAGGGGCCCAGGACGGTCACGCCTCACAAGGACACCCTCTCTGGAGGGACCAGGTCTCAGAACGTTCACAGGTGTGGGCTGACACTTAACAATTGCAAACATTCAGAGAAACAACGTGCTATGACTGAGAGGCAGCAGAAATGACAAATAACAGAGTTAGAGCCCCAAAGAAAGGGATTGGAA carries:
- the VWA1 gene encoding von Willebrand factor A domain-containing protein 1 isoform X1, whose protein sequence is MSQPQTPAPPPAPWPRPGPCWGYAVFGVTHKLSYPYGALLGLASGTSSTAEVRAVCLGKTQLRRLPDRLLAVGSGEGGPMTLQPEGETVYLRACMSRVCASAAAQGALHVAAHLGPACARLPGAWAPRPAGQRARRGGASVGGASRGRGPGPARAAARPAAQERASGEPRQSAPVPSRTMLPWTVLGLALSLRLPRSGAERGTLVEGPICPAPPPRCRQEGRERPGRGRSGPEAAAAGLPASVPQGDLLFLLDSSASVSHYEFSRVREFLGQLAALLPLGPGALHASLVHVGSQPHTEFPFGQHSSGSTVQDAIRAAAQRMGDTNTGLALAYAKEQLFAEEAGARPGVPKVLVWVTDGGSSDPVGPPMQELKDLGVTVFIVSTGRGNLLELSAAASPPAEKHLHFVDVDDLHMITQELRGSVLDAMWPQQLRASEVTSSGFRLAWPPLLTPDSGYYVLELMPSAKQGTVLRQQLPGNATGWAWAGLDPDTEYNVELMPESNVRLLRPQHLRVRTLPEETGPERIVVSHARPRSLRVSWAPALGPAAALGYHVQVGPLLGGAAQRVEVPAGRNSTTLQGLAPGTAYLVTVTAAFRSGRERALSAKACTPDGERSRAPRPQAPEAGGREP
- the VWA1 gene encoding von Willebrand factor A domain-containing protein 1 isoform X2, which gives rise to MSQPQTPAPPPAPWPRPGPCWGYAVFGVTHKLSYPYGALLGLASGTSSTAEVRAVCLGKTQLRRLPDRLLAVGSGEGGPMTLQPEGETVYLRACMSRVCASAAAQGALHVAAHLGPACARLPGAWAPRPAGQRARRGGASVGGASRGRGPGPARAAARPAAQERASGEPRQSAPVPSRTMLPWTVLGLALSLRLPRSGAERGLPASVPQGDLLFLLDSSASVSHYEFSRVREFLGQLAALLPLGPGALHASLVHVGSQPHTEFPFGQHSSGSTVQDAIRAAAQRMGDTNTGLALAYAKEQLFAEEAGARPGVPKVLVWVTDGGSSDPVGPPMQELKDLGVTVFIVSTGRGNLLELSAAASPPAEKHLHFVDVDDLHMITQELRGSVLDAMWPQQLRASEVTSSGFRLAWPPLLTPDSGYYVLELMPSAKQGTVLRQQLPGNATGWAWAGLDPDTEYNVELMPESNVRLLRPQHLRVRTLPEETGPERIVVSHARPRSLRVSWAPALGPAAALGYHVQVGPLLGGAAQRVEVPAGRNSTTLQGLAPGTAYLVTVTAAFRSGRERALSAKACTPDGERSRAPRPQAPEAGGREP
- the VWA1 gene encoding von Willebrand factor A domain-containing protein 1 isoform X3, which translates into the protein MTLQPEGETVYLRACMSRVCASAAAQGALHVAAHLGPACARLPGAWAPRPAGQRARRGGASVGGASRGRGPGPARAAARPAAQERASGEPRQSAPVPSRTMLPWTVLGLALSLRLPRSGAERGTLVEGPICPAPPPRCRQEGRERPGRGRSGPEAAAAGLPASVPQGDLLFLLDSSASVSHYEFSRVREFLGQLAALLPLGPGALHASLVHVGSQPHTEFPFGQHSSGSTVQDAIRAAAQRMGDTNTGLALAYAKEQLFAEEAGARPGVPKVLVWVTDGGSSDPVGPPMQELKDLGVTVFIVSTGRGNLLELSAAASPPAEKHLHFVDVDDLHMITQELRGSVLDAMWPQQLRASEVTSSGFRLAWPPLLTPDSGYYVLELMPSAKQGTVLRQQLPGNATGWAWAGLDPDTEYNVELMPESNVRLLRPQHLRVRTLPEETGPERIVVSHARPRSLRVSWAPALGPAAALGYHVQVGPLLGGAAQRVEVPAGRNSTTLQGLAPGTAYLVTVTAAFRSGRERALSAKACTPDGERSRAPRPQAPEAGGREP